The Thermus oshimai DSM 12092 genome contains the following window.
GGAGGAACTGGGCAAACCCCTGGAGCCAAAGCAAAAAGGCCCCCAGGGGGATGGCGAGCTTGAAGGGGTAGATGGGCAGGCTGGCGTTGGCCAGTGAGAACTCTTTGTTTTGCCAAGAGGCCAGGAAGAACTGCCAGCCGTACACGGTAAGGCTTCCGGCGAACAGGGTCAGGAAGGCAAACCCCAGGAGGTTGATGAGAGCCTGGCCTCTGGGGGACAGGCGGGCGTAGAAGACGTCCACCCCCACGTGGGCCTTTTCCCGGTGGGCGTAGGCCCCGGTGAGGACGTAAAGGAGACCGAACATCAAGGTGGTGACCTCGTGGGCCCAGAGGGTGGGGCTGTTGAAGAAGTAGCGGCGCACCACCTCGAGGGTCAGGAGGAGCACCGCCCCCAGGGTGAGCCAGCTGGCCAGCCGGCCAGACCACAGGCTCAGGGCGTCCACGAGGCCCAGGAAGCGTTCCAGGGGGCCCATGCTAGAGGCTCAGACCGCGCAGGTCCGCGTCCGTGACGTACCCCAGGGCCTTCATGTACTCCAGCTGGCTCTGGAAGGCCTCCTTGGCGTACTTGTCCTGCTTGGCCCACTTGAACCAGATGGGGATGGCCACCCGGCGGAACTTGCGCACGTCCACGGTGCTGAGCCGGATGATCTGCACCCCCGCCGCCCGGTACTTGGGCCAGGCCTCGAGGTTGGCCTTCTGGATCCCCGCGTAGTGCACCCAGCTCCACTCGTGCACCGCGGCCTCAAAGCGCTCCTGCAGGTTCTTGGGCACCGCCCGCCACCGGTTCAGGTTCAGGGTGATGTCCGCCAGGTCCACGGGCTGGTGGATGCAGGGGGTTTCCGGCGGGCCCATGATGATGTACTTCGTCACCTGGTGGAACCCCAGGTTGTAGTTCACCGCCGGGCCCACGAAGTCGGCGGCGTCGATCACCCCCCGCTCCAGGGCGGGGTAGACCTCCCCTCCCGGGAGGAGGACCGTGGCC
Protein-coding sequences here:
- a CDS encoding TRAP transporter small permease subunit — protein: MGPLERFLGLVDALSLWSGRLASWLTLGAVLLLTLEVVRRYFFNSPTLWAHEVTTLMFGLLYVLTGAYAHREKAHVGVDVFYARLSPRGQALINLLGFAFLTLFAGSLTVYGWQFFLASWQNKEFSLANASLPIYPFKLAIPLGAFLLWLQGFAQFLRDLQRLIRGGKDAH